CGGCGACTCTCGGCCGCAGCGCACATGTACAACCACGCCGTCGGGGCGGCAGCCGAGCAGCTCCTCACCCCCGCCGAACAGGCCGCGCTCGACCGTCACGCCGAGGAGATTCTGCCCGGCCTGACCACGGCCACGGCGTGGCCCGTGCTGCGCCAGCACCTGTCGCTGATCGCCGCCAACGGCTACAACCCACTCAAGCGCCTTACCGCTGTGGTGCGAGCCGGGGACTTCAGCGACGCCATCGATCCCGCCGCGGTGATCGACTGGCGACTCGATCCATCGGGCTCTCATTCCGGCGGCACCGGCCCGCTGCCGTGGCTTCCGGCGATCCCCTCACGGCTACGCGCCAACCCGCACTGGGGTCCGTATCTGAGCCGCCGCGCCGACCTGATCCGCGAACTCGACACCGCCGTGCGGGCCGACGTGGCGGCCTGGACGACGGCCACCGCACCCCGCTGGGCGCGACCCATCGTCGGCACCGACCCCACACTGGCCGCCGATCTGGCCGTCTACCGGGCCGCCACCGACGTCGATGACGCAGACACCCGCATCGCCGGAGCCGAGCAGTACCCCGCGCGTCTGCGCGCCGCCCAACGCCGCCTGGAGCAGCGGGCCGCCGCCGTCGTCGGCGCCCAGGTCGGCCACCGCCGCTACAACAAGCTGGTCGACTCCATCAACCCCCACATCCGCAGAGACCCGTTCTGGCCACAGCTGGCCACCCACCTCGCCGAGGCCTCCCGCACCGGAGTCGACGTCCAACAACTCGTCCTCACCGCGGCCGCTGAACGCCCACTTCCCGACGATCTTCCCGCCGCCGCCCTGTGGTGGCGACTGTGCGGAACGCTGTCGCCGGCCATCGTCGAGACGGCCCACAACGGGCTGCGCCCAGACTGGCTACCCGATCTGCACACCGTCTTCGGCAGCGCCCTGGCCGAGACCATCGCCGCCGACCCAGCGTTCCCCGCACTGGTCTCGGCCATCGCCAACGCAGACCCCCAGCGGTGGCAACCGCTGGATCTGCTTCAGGTCGCCGCCGAGCACCTCGCCGACGCCGACGCCTCACTGAAACACCATCTTCGCCCCGACGAGTACGCCCGCCTGCTCACCTACTCCATCGATCTGTTCACCACCGACGCCCCCTACGACCACGACATCCCAACACCCGAGCAGCCGCCCCTGACCGACGAGGAATACGAAGAACTCCAACACCTGCACCCGGACCCCGAACATCCCCATCCGGCCGTCGATCCGCTTGTGCTGACCGACGCGCTCGCCGACCCTGACGTGCTTGCCGCTGCCCTCGGCTTCCACGACGACCTGCCCGCCGACCCCCACGACGACCTGTGGCTTGCCCCGCCCGACGACGAGTACGCCGCGGCCGAGGATTACATCGACTTCGACTCCCTGTCCACCACGCGACCCACCCCGGCCGCCGCACTGGCCGCCGCCCAGGATGATGTGCGTGCACTGCGGGAGCGCTACGAGCAGGCCCTGGCCGACTACGAGACCCTCGCCACCCAGGTGCAGTCCACCACCGGAGGCCCCGCCATCGAGGCCGCCGGCCCCCAGATCACGGCGATGCGCGCCCGCGCCGACGCCGACCGCCCCTACCTGGCAGAGATCGAATCCGTCATCGACCGCTGGCACGACGACGACCAGACCTACACCAGCAACCTGGCGCTGATCGACGCCGCCCAACAGAACTACGACACGCTGCGCGCCGACGCCGACAGCGACCCGCTCGACGTCATCTCGGCCGCCCAGCACCTCAAATGGCTCAAAGAGGAGGTGCTGCCCAAGCAGACACCAGCCGAACGCTGGTATCCGGCACTACGGGAAGCCACCGAGCGCCGCGAGGCCGCAGCCGGCGGCGCAGACAACATCATCACCCACGCCGACGTCGATGCGCTGCTAGCCCGATGCCGCGACGAGGACACCAAACTTGTTAGCGCCCGACGCGCCGAACTGCGCCGCCGGCTCGACCAACTGCTCACCGCCGAATCCGCCGCTTCACGCGCCTTCGCCGAGGCCCAGATGCGCACCGCCGATCACATCATCGAACAACTCCCCCGCATCACCACCGAACTGCGAGTGCTCGCCGCCGCCGGCCACAACACCTTCCAGCCCCCACTGCACCTCGACCCCGAAGCACTAGCCAAGCTATCGGCCAGCACCGCGTTAACGTCCGTGGCCGCCAACCCCTTCGCCGTCACACCCGTCACCGCCACCGACCGCGCCGAACTCATCCCGCAGATGGCCGTCCTCGACGCCGCCGCTGCGGCCAACGATCGCCACATCGTCTGGTCAGCTCCCGCCGACGCCCTCGACGACCCGCACACTCCAGCACTGCACCCCACGATGGTCGACGCCGCAACACTTCACTTCGAGCCCGCCACCACACCACCGGGCACCATCGTCGTGGTCGATCACGCCCAGCGCCTGGCCCCCACCGAGATTGCCGACCTCGCCGAGAGCGCAGTGAGCGCACATGCCCGCCTCGTGCTCCTCGACACCGACACCCGCCAATGGTCCACCGCACCGTCGGCGCCGCTACTGCGACTGCTCAACAAAGACCTGCCGTGGTCGCGCACTCTCAGCGCCGACCACACCATCCGCAACCACCCTCTCCCATCCCAGTCCCCCGACCTGCAGGCCGCAGTCACCCAGGCCAGCGACCTAGACCCGCAGCAGCACACCCCCGAAATCGCGGCCGCCCTGGCCGAATACGAACGCCTCATCCAGAACCACCGCAGCGCCCACGGCGTGCACGACCGGCTACAGAACATGCGCGGCGACGCCGAGAGTTCGCTCAACCGGATGATGAACAACTAAGCAACCGTGGACTTGGGCGGGGTGGGTTCTCCGACATCCACTCTGGCGCCGACGACGGTGAAGCGAATCGGCGCGAGCCCTCGCCGTCGGCGGTTTTTCCGATCCCCGAAGGGAGAGAGACATAGACGGGCTGCAACCCGCGCCACGGCCGGTGGATATCAGCGCAGTCGTGCGATGTACTCCCACTCGACCCGGCGCGGGCCCTGCTTGATGGCCCGTACCAGGCCTTCGCGGGCGAGGCTTCTCAGATGGCGGTAGATGCCTGCTCCCGAGTCCTGGGAGGAGCGCGGGCGGCGCACGACGTGCCAGTTACCGTGGCACTCCACCACTTCCAGATCGCGGTTGTGGCGCGGAGCCAGGCAGACCAGCTCGCAGCCGAGGTCTAACCGCTCGGTGTGCCACGGCAGCATTCTGGCCAGCGCCGCGCTATTGATCGGGTGGCCGGCCTCCCGCAGCAGCTCAAGCAGCTGAGCCCGCAGTTGGTACGTCTCTGCCCGCGTCACGGCGTCTCCTTGCCAGCTGCGGCGGGATCGACGTCGAACAGCGGCTGTTGCACTGGTAGCGGTCGGTTCGACCACAGCCGCACCGGATGCCCGCTCTGCACCGTCAGCGCGGCCTGTGCCCAACCGGGAGGCGCCGTCATCTCGACGCCGGTGTGATCCACCCGGACCACGACTGCCGCTTTAGTTTTGGCCAACGCCGACAGCAGCACGTCGGGGCCGGGGCGAAAGGCCGCACCAGGATCGGCGCCTTGGGCGCCGAACTGGTTCGCCCGCAGATCGGCGTAGAAGCACACGCCGCTACGACCGCTGTGAGCTTCCACGACGTTGACCGCAGGCTGGCATTCCAGGGTTACTTCCTTCAGGCGCTGGGCCAGCGTCTCCATTGTTGCGATGTCAGCGCGCGGCTCAGTGTGCTGTCGACGACGTCGTATCCCTCGCCATTGTGGGCGTAGACGTGCAGGCCCGTCGGCGCTTTGGCTCAGCAGCACCCACACCCGGCGGGCGGCCTCAAGGTCGCTGACGCCGAGGTAGGAACCGCTACCGCGGGCGGTGTCGAACTCGATCCGACTCAGCGGGGTCAACGTGCACACGCGGGCCAGGTCGTGGGGGCGGTCGCGCAGCACCCTCCAAAACGTCACGATGTCCAGGCCGGTGTCGTTGATGGTTTCGGCCTGGCTGGGCGGTTTGTGCAGCAGTACCTCCAAGCCCCCGGACTGCAACTGCACGTAGTGGGTGTGGTCGGGCAGCATCCCAGCGATCCGGGCCGCCGCTTCCTGAGCGCCAGCTGTCCGCTCGGCCAGCGGGGAGACCACTGCGGTGTCGGCTCTCATTGCGCCACAGCGCGGGTGGACGCTGAGTCCAGCGCGGCTCCGGGCCGGGGCTGGCGTCGCTCGTCGGTGTTCTGCCGCACGGGAATCAGCAGTGCAAGACCGCGGCGAATGCTGCCGTCCTTGCGCTTGCCCGTGGGCGTGCTCAGCCCGCGCAGCCACCGTCCCGGGCTGGGTGTCTCGTCGTCGATGAGCGCAGCCAGCGCCACCACCAGTGCCATCAGTTCGTAGCGGTCGGTCTGCTGCAGGCTGTGCCACAGCTCATCAGGACTCAGATCATGTACATCCCCCACGACAGTCATGGCTTTGCGGTACAGCCGCTGGCACTGGTTGATCCGCGTATCGCTGAGTGAGTACACCAGCGGCAGCTTCCCCTGCCCCAGGAGGTGACGTAGTTGGTCGGCGACTGCGGATCGCTCCAGCAGCAGCCCCGCCCGCACCACCGCCTCGTCCGGCCAGTAGTCACCGCAGCGGCCGTGCGGATCGTTTTCGCGCCAACCGTCGGATTCGAACTCTTCACGGTGGCGGCGCAGCACTGTCACTACCGCACGTGGGTGCACACCGTAGAAGCTGGCGACCTCAGTCAGGTGGTGCGGGCGTGGGCGGTGTTGCGGGGCAACGTCATCGAGTACGTCTACGATCCGGCTCAGCCTGTTGCGCTTGTTTCGGTCGCGTTCCATCTGGTGGTACTTGGCCTGCAGTAGGCGGTCGGCCTCGGTGCGCAGCGGTCCGCCACGGTCGCAGCCGTCGTCGTGGTCGTCGTCCATCACACCTTCTCCTCTCATGCGCCGCGATACACCTTTGGATTGATCAGTGCCGACCAGGAAACCTGTTGCAGGCCAACGAACCCGCGTGCCCCACCACGCCACGGACGGCGGGCCAACCGGACAGGGGATTCGAACACCCAGTGATACAACTGCTGGGTCTTGCGGGTGTTACCCCACGGGGCGCAGCACCCGCGGGCACGGTGAACGTCAACGAGCACCGCAGCGCCCAACCAGCCCTGCTGAGCGGCATGAAAGTCCATGCACTGCAAACCTTGTCGCCTTCCCAGCTCGACCCCGGCCTGATCGAGGCGAGCCCCGGCGTAGATCAGGACCGGACCTCGGTAGGTGGTGGTGTCGGTGCGGTTCTCGACGTTCTTGCCGCCTGCCTCGGTGGGTACCATCAGCATCGACGCCCACGGTCGGCGCAGCGTCAACCCCATCGCATGACCCGGCGCAGCCACCGGGTCCTCGGGAGCCTGCGCATAATCGCAGAGCACACTGCCGATGCCGCCAGGATCAACCATCCCACAGGAGCATCCGGTACCGTGACTACCACAGCGGTCACGAAAGGCCAGCAGTTCCTCGCTGCGCCCGGCCAGACGCACCGCGAAGTGCACGGCGCTCGCCCAGCGCTGCCGGTCCGTGCGCTGATCGCCCTGCACCGTCTCGGCGAACATGTCGCCGGTGTCGAGTGCGTGGGCGATCTGGCGAAAGGTCGTTGCAGTGTGGTCTTCGGTCCAGGTGGTGTCGCCGCAGGCCAGACTGATCCGCCGGTTCGGGGCCAGGTTCATGGTGGTCATCGCGGTCCCCCGACCGGCTGGCGGGTCATGCGTGTCGTCGCTTGATGTGCCGACACCAGAGCAGCCAATTCGGCGACGTGCCCGCTCATCGAGGGCAGCAGATGCACCAGTGTGTCCGCGGTCGTACCCGTGCCCCGCCGCCGCCGGCGAAACGCCGTCGGGCTGGTGGCCCCGGGCGTGACGGCATCGAAACCGTCGGCATGGACGTCGGTGATCTGCCATCCGTAATCGTCGGTCAAGGTCATCGCCGCCCAGTACGCCCGCCGCACCTCGGCGCAGGGCTGCGCACCCACCGCCACCGGCAGATACCACGGCTGGTGCGCATCGTCGGGATTCGCTCTGCCAGCAGGCATGTGCAGCAGCAGATTGGCGGCGACCCGACGCACGACGGCGGCGCGATCGTCGGGCGACAACTCGACCAGCTCGACCAGCAGTCGGCCCACATGCAGTTGCAGGATCGGTTCCCTGCCCCCGTCGCACTGGGCTCGCACCGTGTGCCGCTGGCCCGCGCTATCGCGGACTGACCATCCGTCGGGGCCGAACTGTTCAACCACCCATCCGTGGTTGACCAGCCTCGACATTCCCCAGTACAGGCGATCTGCCAGGACACTCCCCTCAAGAGGCGCTGCGAACTCACCCCGGCGTCGGCGCCGAGTCAGCGTAGTGCCGCGGTTGCCCTCGATGATCTGCGCGGTGTGGGTCGTCACGTTGGTCTCCTCTGTCTAGATGTGGTGTCTCAGGACGTTGGTGACGGCAGATCCGGCATGTGTTCGTCCGTACGCCAGTTCCACAAGCCCTCCTAGCCTTGCGGCGGCTTCCCGCGACGCCCGGCAGACGGGGGCGGCTCATCAGAGCTGCCCCGGCTGTTGTCGGAGGCTCGATTGCGTGAGGTGTCACGCCCCGTTGGGGTCGGGCTGGCGCCCGACCGTCGCGGGCTCGACGGGACAGGGCCCCCGCCCGCCGCCGAGGATGAGGGTGGTGGTGGCGGTGTTGACCGCCGTCCGGACGCGCTGTCGTCGCCCTTGTTTCGTTGACTGGACACCGCTTTGGAAGCCACCACAGCCCCGGCGACAACCGGCGCGGCCGGCCCCGCCGCGGCCGAAGCCCCTGCTGTCCCCGCCGCCGTGGCCACGCCGCCGCCTGTTGCTGCGCCTGCCCCAGCGCCGGCGGCCGGGCTGTGGCCGCCACCCGTGCCCGGCGGCACCCGCGCCGCTGACCGTGCTGGTCGCGGCCGCCGGGGCAGCACTGCTGGGCGGGCTCGATGTTGGTGCGTGAGCGGTTCGTGCCGCGCCGCCGGAACCGGACCCCGACCCGGGCCCGCGTGATCCGCCGCCACCGGATGGTGCCGGCGGGTGCGGGCGCCGACCCGGACCCGCCTGCGGTCCACGGCTTCCCGCATCGCTGTTCTGTTGGGAGCTGGGCCAACGAGAGTCGTCGCGGCTCATCCGGCGCAGATCGCGCGAGGCCGCCCGCATCGCCGAGGCCTGCCCGATCGGCCCCATCCCGAGCTGCATGGAGCGTTTGACGATCGTCATCGGGCCGGGAAGCCCCTGGTCGCCGAAGCCGCTCATCATCGCCCGGAACCCGAACACCGCGGCTGCGGCCATCAGCAGCATCACGATCATCTTCATGATCGGGTGCTCGATATTCATGCCCGGCAACGTGTTTCCGGTGACATGGGACATGATCACCAGCACCACGCCGAACCCTGCGGTGGCAAACATCATCTCCACGCCGTGGACGAGAAGTTTGATCGCGGTGCGTTTGGCGTACTGGCGTTGCGGTCCTGGTGCGACCGCGACCGCCGCAGCAGGGATCAGCACCAGAATGTGCCAGAAGGTCAGGAACCCGATCCGGATGACCTCGGCGCCGATGTAGCACAACAGCATCAGCAGCACGAGCACGATGCAGTTCATGAAGAACATCAGCCCGATCGTTTCGCCGCTGAGCTGGCGGGCGTGGGCGGCCGCCGTCGGGTGGCCGCACTGATCCATCGCATCGACCGGGCCGCTGGCTGCACCCG
This genomic stretch from Mycobacterium dioxanotrophicus harbors:
- a CDS encoding ASCH domain-containing protein; this encodes MTTMNLAPNRRISLACGDTTWTEDHTATTFRQIAHALDTGDMFAETVQGDQRTDRQRWASAVHFAVRLAGRSEELLAFRDRCGSHGTGCSCGMVDPGGIGSVLCDYAQAPEDPVAAPGHAMGLTLRRPWASMLMVPTEAGGKNVENRTDTTTYRGPVLIYAGARLDQAGVELGRRQGLQCMDFHAAQQGWLGAAVLVDVHRARGCCAPWGNTRKTQQLYHWVFESPVRLARRPWRGGARGFVGLQQVSWSALINPKVYRGA
- a CDS encoding DNA adenine methylase translates to MRADTAVVSPLAERTAGAQEAAARIAGMLPDHTHYVQLQSGGLEVLLHKPPSQAETINDTGLDIVTFWRVLRDRPHDLARVCTLTPLSRIEFDTARGSGSYLGVSDLEAARRVWVLLSQSADGPARLRPQWRGIRRRRQHTEPRADIATMETLAQRLKEVTLECQPAVNVVEAHSGRSGVCFYADLRANQFGAQGADPGAAFRPGPDVLLSALAKTKAAVVVRVDHTGVEMTAPPGWAQAALTVQSGHPVRLWSNRPLPVQQPLFDVDPAAAGKETP